In Parus major isolate Abel chromosome 1, Parus_major1.1, whole genome shotgun sequence, the following proteins share a genomic window:
- the C1H3orf52 gene encoding TPA-induced transmembrane protein isoform X1: MSWLRAHFRDRGPRRGPSSETEAMKRQSSAQEHEIIELRGHNVEESETDHDKALNAQMRKERDPWKSCRDVVFWKCKLWMVITTIFLVIFLVILISLILYSNVYTDEDDYWDPDELLSSGNFHNFSGTLELMCGLPHFSSEDITERLTEVYSSSPALGRYFRSAQVISFSNESSTVIYQLVFSVPPSTEGFMENNMNPDFIRNILRQNIYDEDTLNPEASECDRLKLNPTSLT; this comes from the exons ATGAGTTGGCTCCGTGCTCACTTCAGAGACAGAGGACCTCGCAGAGGCCCTTCTTCAGAGACAGAAGCAATGaaaaggcagagctctgctcaggaGCATGAGATTATTGAATTACGGGGACATAATGTGGAGGAAAGTGAGACTGATCATGACAAGGCTCTAAATGCTCAAATGAGAAAG GAGAGAGATCCCTGGAAATCATGCAGGGATGTAGTTTTCTGGAAGTGTAAACTATGGATGGTTATAACTACAATATTTCTAGTGATCTTCCTGGTCATTCTCATCAGCCTAATTCTTTATTCTA ATGTTTACACAGATGAGGATGACTACTGGGATCCTGATGAACTACTAAGCAGTGGAAACTTTCACAATTTTTCAGGAACATTGGAGTTAATGTGTGGTCTCCCACACTTCTCCTCTGAGGACATTACTGAGAGG ctaaCAGAAGTCTACAGTTCATCTCCAGCTTTAGGACGTTACTTTAGGTCAGCTCAGGTGATTTCTTTCAG TAATGAAAGCTCCACTGTAATTTATCAGCTAGTGTTTTCTGTGCCACCATCAACAGAGGGATTTATGGAAAACAATATGAACCCGGATTTTATAAGGAACATTTTGCGTCAGAATATTTATGATGAAGATACTCTTAATCCTGAGGCATCTGAATGTGACAGGTTAAAGCTCAACCCAACTTCTCTCACGT
- the C1H3orf52 gene encoding TPA-induced transmembrane protein isoform X2, with protein sequence MSWLRAHFRDRGPRRGPSSETEAMKRQSSAQEHEIIELRGHNVEESETDHDKALNAQMRKERDPWKSCRDVVFWKCKLWMVITTIFLVIFLVILISLILYSNVYTDEDDYWDPDELLSSGNFHNFSGTLELMCGLPHFSSEDITERLTEVYSSSPALGRYFRSAQVISFRGIYGKQYEPGFYKEHFASEYL encoded by the exons ATGAGTTGGCTCCGTGCTCACTTCAGAGACAGAGGACCTCGCAGAGGCCCTTCTTCAGAGACAGAAGCAATGaaaaggcagagctctgctcaggaGCATGAGATTATTGAATTACGGGGACATAATGTGGAGGAAAGTGAGACTGATCATGACAAGGCTCTAAATGCTCAAATGAGAAAG GAGAGAGATCCCTGGAAATCATGCAGGGATGTAGTTTTCTGGAAGTGTAAACTATGGATGGTTATAACTACAATATTTCTAGTGATCTTCCTGGTCATTCTCATCAGCCTAATTCTTTATTCTA ATGTTTACACAGATGAGGATGACTACTGGGATCCTGATGAACTACTAAGCAGTGGAAACTTTCACAATTTTTCAGGAACATTGGAGTTAATGTGTGGTCTCCCACACTTCTCCTCTGAGGACATTACTGAGAGG ctaaCAGAAGTCTACAGTTCATCTCCAGCTTTAGGACGTTACTTTAGGTCAGCTCAGGTGATTTCTTTCAG AGGGATTTATGGAAAACAATATGAACCCGGATTTTATAAGGAACATTTTGCGTCAGAATATTTATGA